Genomic DNA from Bacteroides zhangwenhongii:
GTCAATGTCTACTACATCCCAGCCCATTCCCATCAAGGTACCGACTACTACGTTTTTTACCATTTCACCGGAGATGCGGGCGTCACGTCCCACAACAATCTTGTTACTCTTTACCGTACAAGTCTTACGGATTAAAGTAGCATAAGCCGAGGTGAATTTCACGATGTCGAGCGGATTCAATCCTTCGCCCGCTCCTCCGCCGATAGTTCCGCGGATTCCAGAGATAGATTTGATTAGAGTCATAGGTTCTTTACTTAAAGATTTATTTAAATGTTAGTGTTTCTAGCTTCGTGCTTTACGGAACTCGGTGATATCATAGAAGTAAGGAGTTACGTACTGTTGAGCGGAAGTATGTCCCATCTTTGAAGGAACGATCAGACGCACGTGGGCATTGTCACGCAGGTAGGGCAATGCCAAAAGCCATCCTTGAGGTACGGCCGTACTGGCGTAATAGGACGACCAGACATAGTCCATTTCGATGAATGTACCGGCTGAATAAGTGTCTGTCTTCACATAACGGAATACGGCAGGATAGGCATACAGCTGTGAAGCGTCCATATACTCTTCCATAGGTATATTAAAAGCCGCAAGTTCGCGTGTAGCGATGTTGGTCTCCGCATAACGGGTACAAATGTTATTATTGTTAGCAAACGAATCTATAGCTGCC
This window encodes:
- a CDS encoding DUF4827 domain-containing protein, which encodes MKKLVFLFLSLLTAGSLFQACDDSKTYAEMLEDEKNAVSQFIKDSAIHVISEEQFKANGYKTDLNKNEYVSFSSNGVYMQIVDKGTLVVPDKPAAIDSFANNNNICTRYAETNIATRELAAFNIPMEEYMDASQLYAYPAVFRYVKTDTYSAGTFIEMDYVWSSYYASTAVPQGWLLALPYLRDNAHVRLIVPSKMGHTSAQQYVTPYFYDITEFRKARS